The sequence GAAGTGAAAGCTTCCATCAATTTTCTCGTCAAAAAGTGTATCTCTCATAGGAGTACTAATATAAGGGTTAACACCTATTGCAAACTCTCCAACATATCGTGCTCCCTCATCAGTGTTAAATACAGATTCGATACGTTCTGAATCATTCGCAGTAGCCTTTATAATCCTTCCCTTTTCAAATTCTAAGACAATATTATCATAGGTGAACCCTTGATAAAGTGAAGGTGTATTATAACTAATTCGCCCCTTGACGGACTCTTTGAGAGGAGCACTAAATATTTCTCCATCGGGAATATTCAGATGACCATCACACTTTATAGCAGGCATCCCTTTTATTGAGAACTCTAAATTAGTTCCCGGACCAACAATGCGCACTCGATCCGTCTTCTCCATTAGCTCTTTCAAAGGATCCATAGCTTTTGACATCTTGGAGTAATCTAAATTACAGACTTTAAAATAAAAGTCCTCAAATCCTTCTACGCTTGTATTAGCCAACTGAGCCATTGCAGCATTGGGATACCGCAATACACACCAGCGAGTATGGGGCACGCGTTGCTCTGAATGAACAGGTTTTTGATAATAAGATGTATATATTTTCATACACTCATTAGGCACATCTGACCATTCATTGACATTATCTCCGCCCCGTATGCCAATATAGGCCTGCATTTCTTTCATACGCCCTCGATCCCAACGAGTCATTGCCTCAGCTTGTTCCACTGTGAGTTCTTTTAATAGTTCCCGTAGTAGGGTATGATTAATACTAGATAAAAACGGAACTCCACCAGCTCGATAGGCATAACGCACGCAGGCTTGGGCTAGTAGAATATCCGGACCAATCACTTCGATAAGAATTTTTTCCCCTGGCTGAAGAGAAATGGAATAATTTATTAGGGAATCGGCAAGTTTTTCGATGCGAGAATCTCTCACGTTAGGGCCTCCTTAGCACTCATTTCAATCCTATTACTATTCTGCACACAACATAATTTTCCTTTTTACTATTATTTAAAAGTATGTACACTCCACCCGTTTTTACTCTGTTTTTTATCTTTAATTCGGAGAATCCGAACTATGCACTAGGAGGACTTATGAATACACCACCCGATCTTTGGGAGTATCGTTTACAAGCGGAAGACTCCGGTCAAAAATATATGGCAATCTTACGTCATAAGTTTCACTTTTCGGTAAAATTACTACAGCATTTGAAACAAGGCGAACGGGTTTGGGTAAACGGGAAATTTTCTTATCTAACGGCCCGAGGAAAAGAAGGGGATACCCTATCCATTCAGCTTTTTTCCACTGAAGAAGCCAATATTCAAGGCGAAGATCTGCCTCTTGATATTCTTTACGAGGATGAATACATGCTAGCCGTCAACAAACCCGTTGGACAAGTCGTTCACCCCAACCGCCGCTATCCGACCAACACCTTAGGCAATGCTGTTGTTGGTCATTGGGAACGCAAGGGAGAAAGTCGGCTCTTCCGTCCCATCCACAGAATTGACCGGAATACTTCCGGAGTTGTTGTTATAGCCAAGAACCAATTCGCTCATCAGCAACTTGCTTGGCAGCTAGAGAGAGGGCATATCCATAAACGCTACCATGGTTTTGTCGAAGGGGTTGTCGAGGAAGACAATGGAATTATTGATCTTTCCATTGGATTTGCACCGAATAGCTTTATCAAACGTCAGATCCAAGCTGATGGTATGTCGGCCCGGACACTTTTCCGGGTTCTCCATCGCTATACTAATGTCACTTTTCTGGAATTCATCTTAGAAACCGGTCGCACCCATCAAATTCGCACTCATTGTGAAGGCTTCGGACATCCATTACTCGGAGATGATCTGTACGGTGGGACTCAAACACTTCTCTCTCGTCATGCCTTACACTCTTCAATGTATGCCTTTCTCCATCCTGCAACTAGACTTCCCATGGTAATTCGAGCACCTTTTCCTAAGGATCTTCGCTTATTACTAATCAAGCTGCGAGATTTGGATACTGACAATCCATAACCCCAGACTAGTTCTGTTTCTTAAGCAGATCTCTAATTTC comes from Desulfosporosinus meridiei DSM 13257 and encodes:
- a CDS encoding aminopeptidase; protein product: MRDSRIEKLADSLINYSISLQPGEKILIEVIGPDILLAQACVRYAYRAGGVPFLSSINHTLLRELLKELTVEQAEAMTRWDRGRMKEMQAYIGIRGGDNVNEWSDVPNECMKIYTSYYQKPVHSEQRVPHTRWCVLRYPNAAMAQLANTSVEGFEDFYFKVCNLDYSKMSKAMDPLKELMEKTDRVRIVGPGTNLEFSIKGMPAIKCDGHLNIPDGEIFSAPLKESVKGRISYNTPSLYQGFTYDNIVLEFEKGRIIKATANDSERIESVFNTDEGARYVGEFAIGVNPYISTPMRDTLFDEKIDGSFHFTPGSCYDECNNGNKSAIHWDLVCIQRPDYGGGEIFFDDVLVRKDGRFVLPELEALNPENLRG
- a CDS encoding RluA family pseudouridine synthase, translated to MNTPPDLWEYRLQAEDSGQKYMAILRHKFHFSVKLLQHLKQGERVWVNGKFSYLTARGKEGDTLSIQLFSTEEANIQGEDLPLDILYEDEYMLAVNKPVGQVVHPNRRYPTNTLGNAVVGHWERKGESRLFRPIHRIDRNTSGVVVIAKNQFAHQQLAWQLERGHIHKRYHGFVEGVVEEDNGIIDLSIGFAPNSFIKRQIQADGMSARTLFRVLHRYTNVTFLEFILETGRTHQIRTHCEGFGHPLLGDDLYGGTQTLLSRHALHSSMYAFLHPATRLPMVIRAPFPKDLRLLLIKLRDLDTDNP